The Phoenix dactylifera cultivar Barhee BC4 unplaced genomic scaffold, palm_55x_up_171113_PBpolish2nd_filt_p 000349F, whole genome shotgun sequence genome includes a region encoding these proteins:
- the LOC103698091 gene encoding pentatricopeptide repeat-containing protein At3g12770-like yields MSLLQSLQCCSISTQAFTKATQPIKGPEQQRRRHHHRHHRTQIRPIGSVPTAYQPLDQIPLRDTFAWNSLLRAHLVDGNCWQTILVYRHMLLCGVRPDRHTLPAVLRASGLSDASSNGKQVHAHALKLGFASDSYVVTALMEFYGQFEGADIAGVVFNCSNQKNSVSWTLLAKLYLMEDKPSFALQLFHRMVNSNMELDVVALATAARACGQLRSVHEGKKLLKIAGRTGLESDVLVGNSLLKMYLDCERIEEARALFDQMPSKDAVAWTTIISGYVNNGVFNEGLKLFRAMCIEGVAPVSFTVSAILPACARVAAYKHGKEIHGCIIRRQIHMNPTVSNALMDMYVKSGSIEAASKIFNRILEKDVISWTVMILGYSLHGRGDRGISLFHQMEESSTVLPDRTTFAAALHACSTACMVEEGRHFFEFIQEPELEHFALMVSLLSRAGLFDEVRAFVEDHRIGHHAMVQRAMLGGCRVHRNMKTGKRIAEQLIELEPLNAENYVLMLNMYAASRKWDVVEGLRETIRDMGLKPKKACSWIEVRRKVHVFGVGDVSHPRSQRIYWELECLMKRMKAEGHVLEKDFGLHDVDEERECIPCGHSEMLAVAFGLISTQGSTTLRVAKNLSVCRSCHASLKMISRIVGKEIVLKDPQIFHHFKDGLCSCRDMW; encoded by the coding sequence ATGTCCCTCCTCCAATCCCTTCAATGCTGCTCTATTTCAACTCAAGCCTTCACCAAGGCCACCCAACCCATTAAAGGCCCAGAGCAGCAGCGGCGGCGGCACCACCACCGCCACCACCGCACCCAAATCAGACCCATCGGATCAGTCCCCACTGCCTACCAACCGCTCGACCAAATTCCCCTCCGGGATACCTTTGCTTGGAACTCCCTCCTCCGGGCCCACCTCGTCGACGGCAACTGCTGGCAAACCATCCTTGTCTACCGCCACATGCTCCTTTGCGGTGTCCGCCCGGACCGCCACACCCTTCCCGCCGTCCTCCGTGCTTCTGGTCTCTCCGATGCCTCCTCCAATGGAAAACAAGTCCATGCACACGCTCTTAAGCTTGGGTTCGCCTCAGATTCCTATGTCGTCACTGCACTTATGGAATTCTATGGCCAATTTGAAGGAGCTGACATTGCTGGCGTGGTTTTTAATTGCTCGAACCAGAAGAACTCCGTCTCCTGGACGCTGCTAGCCAAACTATACTTAATGGAGGACAAACCTAGTTTTGCATTGCAGTTGTTCCACCGAATGGTGAATTCAAACATGGAATTGGATGTGGTGGCATTGGCTACAGCGGCGAGAGCATGCGGACAATTGAGGTCAGTCCATGAAGGGAAGAAGCTTCTCAAGATTGCAGGAAGGACTGGATTGGAGTCTGATGTTTTAGTGGGCAATTCACTTTTGAAAATGTATTTGGATTGTGAAAGGATTGAAGAGGCTCGTGCTCTTTTCGACCAGATGCCATCAAAAGATGCGGTGGCCTGGACTACAATAATCAGTGGTTATGTGAATAATGGAGTTTTTAATGAAGGACTGAAGTTGTTTCGAGCTATGTGTATAGAAGGAGTGGCACCTGTTTCATTCACAGTCTCTGCGATCCTCCCAGCTTGTGCCAGGGTAGCTGCTTACAAACATGGTAAGGAGATTCATGGATGCATAATTCGACGTCAAATACATATGAATCCCACAGTTTCTAATGCTCTTATGGACATGTATGTGAAGTCAGGAAGCATCGAGGCAGCTTCAAAGATTTTTAATAGAATATTAGAGAAGGATGTTATATCCTGGACTGTGATGATATTGGGATATAGCTTACATGGGCGAGGTGATCGTGGAATTTCTCTATTTCATCAAATGGAGGAGAGTTCCACCGTATTACCTGATAGGACCACTTTTGCTGCAGCTCTCCATGCTTGTAGCACTGCTTGCATGGTTGAGGAGGGCAGGCATTTCTTCGAATTTATACAAGAACCAGAACTTGAGCATTTTGCTCTAATGGTTAGTCTTCTATCTCGTGCCGGGCTATTTGATGAAGTGCGGGCATTTGTGGAGGACCACCGGATAGGGCACCATGCTATGGTGCAGAGAGCAATGCTAGGAGGCTGCCGAGTGCACCGAAATATGAAGACGGGGAAGCGAATTGCTGAGCAATTGATTGAGCTAGAGCCACTGAATGCTGAAAACTATGTACTGATGTTAAATATGTACGCAGCCAGCCGAAAGTGGGATGTGGTAGAAGGGTTGAGGGAGACCATTCGAGACATGGGTTTGAAGCCAAAGAAGGCGTGTAGCTGGATTGAGGTTCGGAGGAAAGTTCATGTCTTTGGAGTGGGAGATGTTTCGCACCCGAGGTCGCAAAGGATATACTGGGAGCTAGAGTGCTTGATGAAGAGGATGAAAGCAGAGGGGCATGTCTTAGAGAAGGATTTCGGTCTGCATGATGTGGATGAAGAGAGGGAATGCATTCCTTGTGGCCATAGCGAGATGCTGGCTGTTGCTTTTGGGCTGATCAGCACGCAAGGGAGCACGACCTTGCGCGTGGCCAAGAACCTCAGTGTATGCAGAAGTTGCCATGCTTCATTGAAGATGATCTCCAGAATTGTTGggaaggagattgtgttgaagGATCCTCAGATCTTCCACCATTTTAAGGATGGGCTTTGTTCATGTAGAGATATGTGGTGA
- the LOC103698092 gene encoding calnexin homolog, which produces CSYALGLLYLTRNDGSLFQLLYEPFDVSFEKNWVVSGKEDYNGIWKHSQSDGHEDYGLLVSEKAKKYAIVKDLDEPVNIKDRTLVFQYETRFQNGLECGGAYLKYLRPQDAGWTPREFDNESPYSIMFGPDKCGSTNKVHFILKHKSPKTGVFVEHHLKNPPSVPYDKFTHVYTASLKPDNELTILIDGEGKKKANFLSADDFEPPLIPPKTIPDPDDKKPEDWDERAKIPDPDAVKPDDWDENAPEEIEDEEAVKPEGWLDDEPEEIDDPDATKPADWDDEEDGEWEAPKIDNPKCEEAPGCCEWKRPMKKNPAYKGKWHAPLIDNPNYKGIWKPRQIPNPDYFELDKPDFEPIASIGIEIWTMQDGILFDNILIAVDEKVAESYREKMWKPKYEAEQSKQKAEEAVSGFSDALASFQKKVFDVLYKVADIPVFAPYRSKIIGVIEKGEKQPNLTIGIMVAIVVVLATVIFRILFGRKKPAAPPKTTSRAKRAKATKNGGVGSTTEKKEENEKENAAALRQRSRRET; this is translated from the exons GTATATGGAAACATTCCCAGAGTGATGGACATGAAGACTATGGCCTTCTTGTAAGCGAAAAGGCGAAGAAGTATGCAATAGTCAAAGACCTTGATGAACCAGTTAACATCAAGGATAGAACCCTGGTTTTTCAATATGAAACTCGATTTCAGAATGGGCTTGAGTGTGGAGGTGCTTATCTGAAGTATCTCAGACCTCAAGATGCCGGATGGACTCCCAGGGAGTTTGACAATGAGTCACCCTATTCCATCATGTTTGGACCTGACAAGTGTGGCTCTACAAATAAGGTGCACTTCATCCTTAAGCACAAGAGTCCAAAAACTGGTGTCTTTGTCGAGCATCATCTAAAGAACCCACCATCAGTCCCATATGACAAATTCACTCATGTTTACACTGCTAGTCTGAAACCTGATAATGAGTTAACGATTTTGATAGATGGGGAGGGAAAGAAGAAGGCAAACTTTTTATCTGCTGATGATTTTGAACCACCGCTTATTCCACCCAAAACGATTCCTGATCCAGATGATAAGAAGCCTGAGGACTGGGATGAGAGGGCTAAAATTCCAGATCCTGATGCTGTGAAACCTgatgattgggatgagaatgctCCTGAGGAGATCGAAGATGAGGAAGCTGTCAAGCCGGAAGGGTGGTTGGATGATGAGCCTGAGGAAATTGATGATCCTGACGCCACCAAACCAGCGGActgggatgatgaagaagatggAGAATGGGAAGCACCAAAAATTGATAACCCAAAGTGCGAGGAAGCACCTGGATGCTGTGAGTGGAAGAGACCAATGAAGAAAAATCCAGCATACAAGGGAAAGTGGCATGCTCCTTTGATTGACAACCCAAACTACAAGGGTATCTGGAAACCACGGCAGATACCAAATCCTGACTATTTTGAGCTTGACAAACCTGATTTTGAGCCTATTGCTTCCATTGGGATTGAGATTTGGACAATGCAGGATGGCATTCTGTTTGACAATATTTTGATAGCTGTTGACGAGAAAGTGGCTGAATCATATAGGGAAAAGATGTGGAAGCCTAAATATGAAGCTGAGCAATCAAAGCAGAAGGCTGAAGAAGCAGTTTCTGGATTTTCAGATGCGCTTGCTAGCTTCCAG AAGAAAGTATTTGATGTTCTTTACAAAGTAGCAGACATTCCCGTCTTTGCGCCATACAGGTCCAAGATCATC GGTGTCATTGAGAAAGGAGAAAAACAGCCAAACCTGACGATTGGAATCATGGTGGCTATTGTTGTGGTCCTCGCTACAGTTATCTTCAGAATTCTTTTTGGCAGAAAGAAACCTGCA GCACCACCAAAGACCACCTCTAGAGCCAAGAGGGCTAAAGCCACTAAGAATGGCGGAGTAGGAAGCACTActgaaaagaaagaggaaaatgaGAAAGAGAATGCAGCAGCACTGCGTCAGCGATCCAGGCGGGAGACATAG